A genomic window from Calonectris borealis chromosome 26, bCalBor7.hap1.2, whole genome shotgun sequence includes:
- the CDKN1A gene encoding cyclin-dependent kinase inhibitor 1: MPLSQSRAGQTPCSSKVCRNLFGPVDHHQLQNDFEDLLRQHLEEAQQRWNFNFETETPLEGHFKWERVFLAEQPPQEVHSLVKVTGSESSLVHKDPSKDHLGRICPEGSQQSSEVYRAGSPQSLKRGQTTIKDFYSSKRRIVPGKPKPDKPKP, translated from the exons ATGCCCCTGTctcagagcagggctggccagACGCCATGCAGCAGCAAGGTGTGCAGGAACCTCTTTGGCCCTGTGGACCACCACCAGCTCCAGAATGACTTTGAGGACCTGTTGAGGCAACACCTGGAAGAAGCTCAGCAGCGCTGGAACTTCAACTTTGAGACAGAAACTCCCTTGGAAGGACACTTCAAGTGGGAGAGGGTCTTCCTCGCTGAGCAGCCGCCCCAGGAGGTCCACAGCTTGGTCAAGGTCACCGGCAGTGAGAGCTCCTTGGTCCACAAGGACCCCTCCAAGGACCATCTTGGCAGGATTTGCCCTGAGGGGTCTCAGCAGAGCTCAGAGGTTTACAGGGCTGGTTCCCCACAGAGCTTGAAACGTGGGCAGACCACCATCAAAG ACTTCTACAGCTCCAAGCGGAGGATCGTCCCCGGCAAGCCCAAGCCTGACAAGCCCAAGCCATGA